CCCTCATCATCGAAAGCTTCATGCAACCCCCAACATGACAAGGCTGGACCATGGGACAAGACATCAGACTGAAAGCTGCGGACGGATTTGAACTCGGCGCCTATCGCGCCGATCCCGCCGGTGCGCCGAAGGGCGCGGTCGTCGTGATCCAGGAGATATTCGGCGTCAACCACCACATCCGCTCGGTCTGCGACCGGCTGGCGAAGGAAGGCTATGTCGCGATTGCGCCGTCGATCTTCGACCGCATCACGCCGAACTTCCAGAGCGGCTATTCACCCGATGAAGTCGCCGAGGCGCGGAAATTCGTCGCCAATCCGGATTTTGCCGCGATGCTGCGCGACAGCCAGGCGGCGATCGACGCGGTGAAGGCGGTCGGGCCGGTCGGCATCATCGGCTTCTGCCTCGGCGGCAGCATCGCCTATGCGGCTGCTACCAAATTGACCGGCCTGTCGGCTGCGATTGGCTATTACGGCGGCGCCATCATCCGCTTCGCCGACGACAAACCGACGGTGCCGACGCAGCTGCATTTCGGCGAGAAGGATGCCGGCATTCCCTTGAGCGATGTCGAAACTATCAAGTCGAAGCGGCCCGAGGTCGAGGTCTTCATCTATCCGGGCGCGCAGCACGGCTTCCATTGCGACGAGCGCGCAAGCTACGACAAGGCCAGCGCCGACACCGCCTGGCCGCGCAGCATGGAATTTTTCGGGAAGCATTTGAAGCGGTGATGTTGCAAGCGTCATTCCGGGATGGTGCGCAAGCACCAGACCCGGAATCTCGAGATCCCGGGTTCGATGCTGCGCATCGCCCCGGGATGACGAAGGACGTTGTCCTTCGTCAGAACCAGCGCTCGCCGACGAACACCGTATCGCCCGGGCTCATCGGCGTGCCCAGCGGCACCACGAAGCGGCCGGCGCCGGACGCATCGGTATGCGTCAGCGTCACGCTGTCGCGGCGGGCACG
This Bradyrhizobium sp. CCBAU 53421 DNA region includes the following protein-coding sequences:
- a CDS encoding dienelactone hydrolase family protein, with protein sequence MGQDIRLKAADGFELGAYRADPAGAPKGAVVVIQEIFGVNHHIRSVCDRLAKEGYVAIAPSIFDRITPNFQSGYSPDEVAEARKFVANPDFAAMLRDSQAAIDAVKAVGPVGIIGFCLGGSIAYAAATKLTGLSAAIGYYGGAIIRFADDKPTVPTQLHFGEKDAGIPLSDVETIKSKRPEVEVFIYPGAQHGFHCDERASYDKASADTAWPRSMEFFGKHLKR